In the Bdellovibrionales bacterium genome, one interval contains:
- a CDS encoding WYL domain-containing protein, with product MTREQWQQNQEAIRDALLKGLFRTQQCEIEYQQLWRDEPVHWKIHPPVYLQRGPAFYLLCMINDFTDVRQLALHRMLSAKVLDDEARKPAEFNIDREVERAQGMGGSGEPICLALRFYRSAGVHLTETRLSADQIVVDEDDYHFRLTATVNDTAQLRWWLLSFGSKVEVLEPEGLREEMKQNAFWMNRKYSKPYAPAASPNSTPLSPEASATTPEPPTDTTSATED from the coding sequence ATGACCCGCGAGCAATGGCAACAAAATCAGGAGGCGATTCGCGATGCTCTCTTGAAAGGATTATTCAGAACTCAGCAGTGCGAAATTGAGTACCAGCAGCTTTGGCGTGATGAACCGGTGCATTGGAAAATTCATCCTCCCGTTTATTTACAACGCGGTCCCGCGTTTTATCTGCTCTGCATGATCAACGATTTTACCGACGTGCGCCAACTGGCGTTGCATCGGATGCTCTCGGCAAAAGTGTTAGACGATGAGGCCAGAAAACCGGCAGAGTTCAATATCGATCGGGAAGTGGAGCGGGCTCAGGGGATGGGCGGCAGCGGCGAGCCGATTTGTTTAGCCCTCCGGTTCTATAGATCTGCCGGGGTGCATCTGACGGAAACGCGATTGTCTGCCGATCAAATTGTGGTTGATGAAGACGACTACCATTTCCGGCTGACCGCAACGGTCAACGATACTGCACAATTGCGCTGGTGGCTATTGTCATTTGGTTCCAAGGTGGAAGTGTTGGAACCCGAAGGTTTACGGGAGGAAATGAAACAGAATGCGTTCTGGATGAATCGGAAGTATTCCAAACCCTATGCGCCAGCCGCATCGCCGAATTCAACGCCGCTGTCTCCTGAAGCATCAGCAACTACACCGGAACCCCCTACCGATACAACATCGGCAACAGAAGACTAA
- a CDS encoding PD-(D/E)XK nuclease family protein: MVRKEVIQSRFLAYLLSPLEQHKQGAKFLNAFLEQIGASKINDESQLAQVKVRPEGLAEELGRMDIVITAPSLLVVIENKIDAKEQCRQMARYQNGWKTETGTSRKAGVSHARWCENLNPITKNLLLFLIEYLMKI, encoded by the coding sequence GTGGTACGAAAAGAAGTCATTCAATCGCGTTTTCTTGCCTACTTACTTTCTCCTTTGGAACAGCATAAGCAAGGCGCAAAATTCCTCAATGCATTTTTAGAACAAATCGGAGCATCTAAGATTAACGATGAATCTCAGTTAGCGCAGGTCAAAGTACGTCCTGAGGGTCTAGCAGAAGAACTTGGGCGGATGGATATTGTTATCACTGCGCCTAGTCTTCTGGTCGTCATCGAGAATAAGATCGATGCTAAAGAACAGTGTAGACAGATGGCTCGTTATCAAAATGGATGGAAAACAGAAACGGGTACGTCACGAAAAGCTGGTGTTTCTCACGCCAGATGGTGCGAGAACCTAAATCCGATAACAAAGAATCTCCTATTATTCCTTATCGAATATCTTATGAAAATCTAG